The Haliaeetus albicilla chromosome 11, bHalAlb1.1, whole genome shotgun sequence sequence GCCGGCTCCCGCAGGGCTGAGCTGTGTCACCAGCCGGCGCTGTCAGTGCTCTAGGACAGGTTTGTCAGCCCCAGCAGATCTGCTGTCCCTACCGCCTGCTTTCTGGGCTGCCGTCTCCTTCCTTCGTCACAGGTGTCGGTCTCACCAGCCCTCCGTCACCGCTGACCTTTGCAGTGAAGAAGGATGCAAAGAAGCATCCAACCCCTCAGCCTCCCATGTCatctgctgctccctgccctgctctgctgcgGAGCAGAGCAACCGTCCCTCCTCCTCTGAGAGCAATTCCTTGCTCTCCCCCAATGCTGTCCCCACGAGCTCCGGCCATGACCCGCTGCTTGTCCCCAGCAGCCCACTCCAATGTCCCTGCCCCGTAGGCTTGTGCGGCAGAGCCCTGGCTggccctgcagctcctgtgcGATGGTCCTGTTGTTTCTGCACAGCCTCAGGGTGCTTTGCCAAGTTTGCGTTGGGCCCAGGCAGCTTTGTTCCAGTGCTGGAGAGGGACTCCGAAGGATTTCTGTGTGGGCAGCGGAGGAAAGCCCCAGCACAGAGCCATGGGGTGCCAcatgggctgtggggctggcagcagggtggTTGAACTGGGCAGCGGTGTAGGGCTGTGTGCCCCAGTCCTCCCACTGTGGGCAGCACCTCTGGTGGGTCCAGAAATGGAGGAGTGCTGGGTCCCCCCATCCTGTGGCAGCCCAGCCAAGTGACAGAGTTGTGTCCAGTCCCAAGGTCTCCGAGCCCAGTTCCCTCTGCGGGGCAGCGGGTgcagttttgccttttctcctcctgcagagCCATCGGGGCCAACCCCCTGTACTGCAGCTGCAACCTGCGCTGGCTCTCCAGCTGGGTCAAGACAGGGTACAAGGAGCCAGGCATCGCCCGCTGTGCTGGGCCCCCTGACATGGAAGGCAAGCTGCTGCTCACCACCCCCGCCAAGAAGTTTGAGTGCCAAGGTGAGAGAAGGCTGCGCCATCCGTCTGCCCATCCGCGCTGCCCTctggcagggcagcaggcactgcagggagctgggctgccTGTTGCCCCGCACCCGGCAGAACGATGCTCCGCGAGTCTGGGAGACTCCAACATTTCATCTGTTGAGCTGCCTTGTGGAGGGGGCCGGGATGCTTCTGTCCCCTTGCCTGGCTGGTGGTACATCCCTGGTGCCTGAGCAAAATTGTTGCTGTCCCATTGCCTGGTGTACAGCCCCTTGGCAGGGCAGGCTCTGCTCCCAGCCGTGGCTGGGGCTCTGCCCCCCATGTTGGTGCCCACAAACAGACACCTCCCCATCGTTCTCTGCACTGATGGTCATCTCTGCGCCTCCCGTCCCACAGGCCCACCCGCCTTGAGCGTCCAGGCCAAGTGCAACCCCTGCCTCTCCAGCCCCTGCCAGAACCAGGGCACCTGCCAGAACGACCCCCTTGGCTTCTACCGCTGCACCTGCCCCAGCGGCTACAAGGTACCCTGGTCCTGGCACCACCGCCGGGGGACCCATCCatgcagaggggaagggggcaGCACAGGGGCTCTGCCGTGTCCCCGGGGCTCGCTGCTTGCAGGACCgtcccccctccctgctccccgcAGCGCCCGGCCAagtgggacagggcagggggagCGGGACATGGTGCTGTGGCACCCTTCTCActcccacctctccctctttccctaGGGCAGGGACTGCGAGGTGGCACTCAGTGGCTGCTCCTCCAACCCCTGTGCCAATGGGGGGACCTGCCAGCCccaggagggggaaggagccgggTTCAGGTGAGTGCTGGGTGGGAACACATGAAAAACGGGTGTTTGGGCAGCAGCGTGGAGCCCCGGCATCCCACTGAGATAAAGTCTGGtgcttccctcccctcccgTGTGCTCCCTGGGGCACATAGCTGGGATATTGCATTCACCTGGCAGCTCCGGCCCGTGctgcctgctctctgcagccctgcctgcgcgTCCTGCCAGCACAGCACCAGCATGGCTGAGTGCTGGCTCTGCTTTGCggtgtcccccagccctgcaggctcCTGGGCTGAGGGtagggggggagaggagggtcCTGCTGCCATGGGAGGTATGGGGAGGCAGAGAGCAGCGGGATTTGGGGTTGGGATCTGGCTGCTGTAGTAGGGCTGACGgtgtgggatggggcaggatgCGGCCCGGGggttgctgctgctccctgcgaggctgctgtgctgctgtgccctCGCACAACCCTCGCTACCCCGAACGCTTCAGCCCTTTCCGGGAACCAGGGCCCAATTAGTGGCTGAAAATAGatggcaggctgggggtgaGGACGTGGGCTGCACAGCCgcctgccccccctccccgtgctgAGTGGCCTCTCAGCCCGTTGTCGTGGCAACTCAGCATCCTCGCAGAATGCTCTGCGTGGGGCTGCACACTGCCACCCTCCCCTGCGCCCGGTTTTCAGCAGGGGGGTACCGAACCCTGCTCCTCGGAGCCTCTTGGCATGCATGTGTGCATTTTGCCAGGGTCCTGTGCTGGCATTTTTGGGGGGATCACCCCAAAATGCTCCAATTCCCACCCCCTGATGCTGCTCTATGCCCTGTGGCAGATGCCTGTGCCTGGCGGGCTTTGAGGGCCCGAGCTGCCGCGCTGCCAGCGACCCCTGCAAGGAGCACAGCTGCGAGAACGGGGGGTCCTGCATGCCTGGTGCCACCAACTACACCTGCCTGTGCCCTGCCCACTACACAGGTACCCAGCACAAAGGCTAGCCATCCCCAAACCTCGCAGTCCTGGCAGGGGAATGTGCCCAGTGCTTCTCCCTTCCCAGCGATGAGGGCTAATAGCTCTTCTGCCTGCTGTCCCCGTACCCATGGACATGGCTTCTGGGCCCAGCTGCCTCGAGTTTGGGTACACCCAGCTGAGCCCCTGTACCCTGGGATGCCCTCGGTTGCCTGGTTCGGGCAAAATCTGCCTCCAGCGGAGCAGAGCCCTGTGCCCGTGGTGGTGCAAGCTGCGGGCTCGGCAGCTCCCTGCCTTGAGCTGAGCACCCCACGGTCTCCCCTTGCCCCGCGGGGTCCAGGGCTGCCCCTCTGGTCCCGGAGCTGCTGGGCACCCCCCTGGCACCCCCTCTTCTGCCCTGCAGGGTATTTCTGTGAGCAGCTGCTGGATTTCTGCTCAGCCGAGCTCAGCCCATGCCAGCATGGCTCCACCTGCATCTCTACCAGCCAGGGGCCCAGGTgagcccccctccccaaactgCTTTCTCCTGGCTGCTTGGAGGGAGAGATTTGCTTCTGGGGGGCTGCAGCTCACAGGCTGGTGAGGGGGCATGGGGAGGGGGATGCCAGGAGGAGCAGGTGCCCACTGGCACAGGGCGGGGAGGAAGGGGTGGCCATGAGCCCCCCGCCTGCCCCAGGTGCGAGTGCGTGCCCGGCTATGTGGGGAGCAACTGCAGCGAGGACTTCGACGACTGCCAGGACCACCGGTGCCAGAACAACGCCCGCTGCCTGGACGAGGTGAACGGCTACTCCTGCCTCTGCACGGAGGGCTACAGGTACTGCCGGGAAATGGGGGTGCACCAGGGACGGTTACATGTCACCGTGCAGGAGGAACCAGTCCTGGCTACTATGTCCATCCATTCATCCCCCTCAGTGCAAGAGGAAGGAGTGGGCCTGGGGGTGTGGGTCTCCGGGGATGGAGGCTGGGGGGTGCCAGCATCTCTGGGGAGGGACGCCAGGGCAGGGCTCAGCAGCTGGGCACCCCTCTGATGCCCCTGGCTGGAgagcctccccagggaccccaacACAGGGGGGTGCTGTCAGAGCCCCATGGAGCACTGGGCAGGGGGTAGGGCGCTttcccagccctgtgcccagCAGCACCCTTGGCCCCGCAGTGGCCAGCTCTGTGAGATGCCGCCCCGTGCCGCCGGCCAGCCCGGCCTCTGCGAGCGAGCCGAGTGCCAGAACGGGGCCCAATGCGTGGAGCGGGGCGCCCGTGCCCTCTGCCAGTGCCTGCCTGGCTTCGGTGGCCTCaagtgcgagaagctgctgagCGTCAACTTTGTGGACCGTGACACATACCTGCAGTTCACCGACCTGCAGGACTGGCCCCGGGCCAACATCACCCTGCaggtgagggctgggggggtggtgtgtgtgtgggcaTTGGGAGGGTGGCATCGAGGGTGCTGCCCTGGGGATGTGGGCTCCCACCTCTCCCCCTGCCAGGTCTCCACAGCTGAAGGCAACGGCATCCTGCTGTACAACGGTGACAGCGACCACATGGCCGTGGAGCTGTACCAGGGCCACGTCAGGGTCAGCTACGATCCCGGCACCCACCCCAGCTCGGCCATCTACAGGTACctgcctccccttccctgcttgCCAGGGACCACCACCCCCATTGCACAGGCTTGGGGGGGGCCCCGGTGACCCAGCCATCCCCACCAGCGCCGAGACCATCAACGACGGGCAGTTCCACACTGTGGAGCTGGTGACCTTCGACCAGATGGTGAACCTCTCCATCGACGGTGGCAGCCCCATGACCATGGACAACTCGGGCAAGCACTACACGCTGAACAGCGAGGCCCCCCTCTACGTGGGAGGTAGGACAGGGGGCGGGAGGGCGACGGCGGGGCATGTGGGCTCGCTGATGCCCATCTGCTCTCCGGTCCTGTTCTCCCCAGGGATGCCTGTGGACGTCAACTCGGCCGCCTTCCGCCTCTGGCAGCTCCTCAACGGCACCAGCTTCCACGGGTGCATCCGCAACCTCTACATCAACAACGAGCTGCAGGACTTCACCAAGACGCGGATGACGCCAGGGGTGGTGCCGGGCTGCGAGCCCTGCCGCAAGCTCTACTGCCTGCATGGCATCTGCCAGCCCACCGGCGCCCAGGGCCCCGTCTGCCACTGCGAGCCCGGCTGGGACGGGCCCCACTGCGACCAGCCCCGTGGCGGCCCCTGCCAGGGGCACAAGTGAGTGCCCCCGCCCCGTTGGCTGCCCCGCAGCAATGGTCTTGCCCCATTGGCTGCCCCACAGCGACCCATTCACCCCATTGGCTGTCCTGAAGCAATAGCACTGCCCCGTTGGCTGCCCTACAGCAATGGTCCTGACCCGTTGGCTGCCCCACAGCAACCCATGTGCCCCACTGCAACTGCCCCTCTCCATTGGCTCATTGGCTGCCTTGTCATTGGCTGCCCCTCTCATCCCTGCCCCCTCCATTGGCTGTCCCTCCACACTGCCTGCCGTGCCCACCTCTCCCATTGGCTGTCTACCACCCTGCCCCGGGCCGTGGTGCCGTGCCGTGGCCGTGCCACCTGCCGTGCCACTAGTGCTGAGTCGTGCTGGGGCTGTACTGTGCTCATGGTGCTGTGCCAGAGCCACGCCAGTGCCGTGCCATGATGGCTGTGCCATACGAGTGCTGCGCTGTGGCAGTGCCATGCCAGTCCCGGTGCAATACGGTGCCGGTGCTGAGCCATGCCGTGCTCGGTGCTGGTGGGCTGCGCGTGCCAGCgctgtgccatgccatgccgGCAGGTGCCTGACAGCGCCGGGTGCCCGCAGGTGCGTGCACGGGCTGTGCCTGCCCCTCGACGCCCTCTCCTACAGCTGCCAGTGCCGCGAGGGCTACCAGGGTGCCCTCTGCAACCAGCCCACCGAGCCGCCTGACCCCTGCCGCGGCCAGCCCTGCGTCCACGGCCACTGCCGCCTCACCCCGGGCGGCCAGCCCACCTGCGAGTGCCACGGCGGCTACACCGGAGTCCTCTGCGACCAAGGTAGGTGCCAGGGAGGTGGGTGCCCGAGGCGGGGGAGGCAGCCCCACGCCGGCATGCCAGGCTGAGCATCGCTGTCCCGCAGAGCCGGAGTGCCACGGGGAGCCGGTGCGGGACTACCACCAGGTGCAGCGGGGCTACGCCATCTGCCAGACGACGCGGCCGGTGGCCTGGGTGGAGTGCCGGGGGGCCTGTGGCGGCCCCAGCACCGGCTGCTGCACCGGGCTGCGGCTCCGGCGCAGGAAATATGCCTTCGAGTGCAGCAACGGTGCGACCTTCgtggaggaggtggagaagcCCAGCAAGTGTGGCTGCAGCCACTGCCTGTGAGCGGCCACCGGCCCCGGAGAGcaggggggctggcagggagcccCCCCAGTTGGAGCCAAGGACCTCGCTTTGCCCTGCGGCCGCAGTACTGCTGTCTGGGTGTTCCCGAACTGCAGCTGCATCAAAGGAGCCCGGCGGAGGGTAGAGCTGTTGCATCTAGAgggttgggaaaaaaaaaaaaaaaaaaaaaagaaaagaaaaaaaaaaaaccccacaaacaaagcaaatgtgTAGATAGAGAATTTTTTAAGAACTGCAGCTACACAGATGTGTGGATACGGGGTGGGtgctctgccctgctgcccCTTCCCCGCGGCactctgcctttcccccagcacagccccacagcCGCAGAGGGCAGCGCCTGTGTCCCTCAcgtgtcccctccccagcagcctgtCCCTTGTGTCCATCTGGGTGAGCCGGTGGCTTTTCCAACACCTGGGGCTGGAGCGGAGGGGCCTGACGTGGCAGAGCCTCATGGGCCGTGGTAAGCCGGGGCTGGCAGAGGGCTGCGTGGTGCAGCTGGCATCCCGTGGTCCTGGCGAGCCTGGAGCCCGGCTCCCCGTCCTCTCCGCCGGCAgccctggcctccctgctgagGACCTGCCATTGCCCTGATGGCagctgcagcaagcagctccCCGGTGCCGTGGCTGAGGTGCTGGAGCCCAGCGTGCCCCAAATAATGTCACCAGCTCCAGGGCCGCAGCCTGCCCACTGGTGGCACCTCTGGGCTGTGCTTGCCAGCCAGGCTCCGGGGTGCACCCCATGGCACCCAGAGACGGGGCATGGCTCCAGCACATTGCAGTGGCATTGGGGCCATGCTGGGTGGAGCAGGACCAGGGTGGTCCAGGGCACGCTGAGTGGGTCACGGGCAGTGGGGCGCAGATGCCCGTGGGGGACTAGCACGGTGCCGTTAAGGCAGAGGGGACCCCAAATACCCCGGCCCAGCCAAGCAGCTTTTCTCAGAGGCGGGAGCCATATAGGGCAGCACGGGAACCCCTTTCCTCCAGgctcagccctggggggggctcTGCAGCTGGGCAGAGGTGCCCCATGTCCTGCTGGCCCTGCTCTCCATGGCCGAGCCAGCAagggcaggaggctgctgaGACAGCTGGCGTGCGGGTTGCCATGCCCCTCACCAGGGCTTCAGCCTTGTGGGTGCCAGGGCCGGTTGAAGAGGCTGAAGATGCCTAAGCCTGCAAGCCTGGAGCTAACACCACTGCCAGGGCAGGTCCCACCATCTCCTGGACTCGGGTGCCGGCACCCGGGCAGCACCTCTCCAAAGCCCACAGTGCTGGGGGACGCGCTGGGCTGGTgtgggagcaggggcagggctgctgccagtGCAGCATGGAGAGCCCGCGCCGGGGTACCGCACGCACCTGACCTCCGCAGCAGCATTGCTTCTACACCCATGGGGGCTAAGGATGGTGGGGCCCAACCTGAGTCGGTGGACGCAGCTGGACAGCACGTCGCCATGTCACCCGGGCGGACAAATTGCAGCCCCGGGTCTCTCCATCGCACTGCTCCAGCGCATCGGCTTCAGGACCACACCgccagctgcagctgggctctggGCATCTCCACCAGGTGCATCTGGCTCCGTGGGTGCCGGCACCATCCCTGCTAACCACCAGCATCCAGGACGTTCCCGCCACCACGGGGATGTGTTTCTGCCACAAATGCCCTCTCCACGGGAGCCCCTGCTGCCACACAGAGGAGCTGGGATGCATCTCATTTTGCCCGTGGCCCTGCCAGGGCTTGGTTGTGTTGTGTTTCTGTTCTTGCTGTAAGCTAACCGCTAAAGTATCTCTTTATACAGAATACTTACAGATTctaatatatatttgtatttcattttgttataGTATTTTTATATGTTCGGGGTCAAcaaatgatgttttctttttgtttacagATGCTACTGGGCAGGAAAATGACGGTGGCTTTGTTTGGCCCGTGGGGTTTGTGTGTGTCACTGTTGAAGACGCTGGTTTGTACTAGGCTGGTGAGGGAGGCGCTGAGCATCCTTGCACTGGCAGA is a genomic window containing:
- the SLIT1 gene encoding slit homolog 1 protein isoform X2, which encodes MAPLPAGESPDHRLQVVPGVNGATLVGRLELNGIKSIPPGAFSPYKKLRRIDLSNNQISEIAPDAFQGLRSLNSLVLYGNKITDLPKGVFGGLFALQLLLLNANKINCVRADAFQDLQNLSLLSLYDNKIQSLAKGTFTSLRAIQTLHLAQNPFVCDCNLKWLADFLRTNPIETSGARCASPRRLANKRIGQIKSKKFRCSAKEQYFIPGTEDYQLNSECNSDVICPPKCRCESNVVECSNLKLTKIPERIPQSTAELRLNNNEISILEATGIFKKLPHLKKINLSNNKVSEIEDGAFEGASSVSELHLTVNQLESVRSGMFRGLDGLRTLMLRNNRISCIHNDSFTGLRNVRLLSLYDNQISTIAPGAFDTLQSLSTLNLLANPFNCNCQLAWLGDWLRKRKIVTGNPRCQNPDFLRQIPLQDVAFPDFRCEEGQEETSCIPRPQCPQECTCLDTVVRCSNKHLKALPKGIPKNVTELYLDGNQFTQVPGQLSTFKYLQLVDLSNNKISSLSNSSFTNMSQLTTLILSYNSLQCIPPLAFEGLRSLRLLSLHGNDISSLPEGIFADVTSLSHLAIGANPLYCSCNLRWLSSWVKTGYKEPGIARCAGPPDMEGKLLLTTPAKKFECQGPPALSVQAKCNPCLSSPCQNQGTCQNDPLGFYRCTCPSGYKGRDCEVALSGCSSNPCANGGTCQPQEGEGAGFRCLCLAGFEGPSCRAASDPCKEHSCENGGSCMPGATNYTCLCPAHYTGYFCEQLLDFCSAELSPCQHGSTCISTSQGPRCECVPGYVGSNCSEDFDDCQDHRCQNNARCLDEVNGYSCLCTEGYSGQLCEMPPRAAGQPGLCERAECQNGAQCVERGARALCQCLPGFGGLKCEKLLSVNFVDRDTYLQFTDLQDWPRANITLQVSTAEGNGILLYNGDSDHMAVELYQGHVRVSYDPGTHPSSAIYSAETINDGQFHTVELVTFDQMVNLSIDGGSPMTMDNSGKHYTLNSEAPLYVGGMPVDVNSAAFRLWQLLNGTSFHGCIRNLYINNELQDFTKTRMTPGVVPGCEPCRKLYCLHGICQPTGAQGPVCHCEPGWDGPHCDQPRGGPCQGHKCVHGLCLPLDALSYSCQCREGYQGALCNQPTEPPDPCRGQPCVHGHCRLTPGGQPTCECHGGYTGVLCDQEPECHGEPVRDYHQVQRGYAICQTTRPVAWVECRGACGGPSTGCCTGLRLRRRKYAFECSNGATFVEEVEKPSKCGCSHCL